From the genome of Nocardia sp. NBC_01503, one region includes:
- a CDS encoding glycosyltransferase family 4 protein → MRIALLSYRSKTHCGGQGVYVRYLSRGLAELGHEVEVFSGQPYPEHLDPRVRLTEVPSLDLYRDEDPFRTPGLREIRDGIDLLEVATMWTAGFPEPRTFSLRAARVLRERAAEFDVVHDNQCLGYGLLDIARHLPLVATIHHPITRDREVDLAAAPWRRKPFLRRWYGFLGMQEKVARQLPDLITVSSSSAADIVSDFGVSAEQVRTVPLGVDTELFRPREEPRVRGRIVAVASADKPLKGISHLLNAVARLRVTHELELRLVAKLESEGPTEKLIAELGLADIVTPVSGLDDEALARLLASAEIACIPSLYEGFSLPAVEAMASGTPLVASRAGALPEVVGDCAELVEPGNVDELTRVLGALLDSPARLHELGTAGRTRALTVFSWEAVAAQTVSVYERAMARHGSRPVITPIRQEAHTC, encoded by the coding sequence GTGCGTATTGCCCTGCTGTCCTATCGCAGCAAAACCCACTGCGGAGGCCAAGGGGTGTATGTCCGCTACCTCAGTCGTGGGCTGGCGGAGCTGGGACATGAGGTCGAGGTGTTCTCCGGACAGCCGTACCCGGAGCACCTCGATCCCCGGGTGCGGTTGACCGAGGTGCCGAGCCTGGACCTGTACCGGGACGAAGATCCCTTCCGGACACCGGGATTGCGTGAGATCCGGGACGGGATAGACCTGCTCGAGGTCGCCACCATGTGGACCGCCGGATTCCCGGAGCCACGCACCTTCAGCCTGCGGGCGGCACGGGTCCTGCGCGAGCGCGCGGCGGAGTTCGATGTGGTGCACGACAATCAATGCCTCGGCTACGGGCTGTTGGATATCGCCCGGCATCTGCCACTGGTGGCGACCATCCACCACCCGATCACCCGGGATCGGGAAGTGGATCTGGCGGCCGCGCCGTGGCGGCGGAAACCGTTCCTGCGCAGGTGGTATGGGTTTCTGGGAATGCAGGAGAAGGTGGCGCGGCAGCTTCCCGATCTGATCACGGTGTCGTCCTCCTCGGCCGCGGATATCGTCAGCGACTTCGGGGTGTCGGCCGAGCAGGTGCGCACGGTACCGCTGGGGGTGGACACCGAACTGTTCCGGCCGCGCGAAGAGCCGCGGGTGCGGGGGCGGATCGTCGCGGTGGCCAGTGCCGACAAGCCATTGAAAGGCATTTCACATCTACTCAATGCCGTCGCCCGGCTGCGGGTTACCCATGAGCTGGAATTGCGGCTGGTCGCCAAGTTGGAGTCGGAGGGCCCGACCGAGAAGCTGATCGCCGAACTCGGGCTCGCGGATATCGTGACACCCGTCAGCGGGCTCGATGACGAAGCACTCGCGCGGTTGCTGGCCTCCGCCGAGATCGCCTGCATTCCCTCACTGTACGAAGGGTTTTCACTACCCGCGGTGGAGGCGATGGCCAGTGGTACGCCGCTGGTCGCCAGTCGCGCCGGGGCATTGCCCGAAGTCGTCGGCGACTGTGCCGAACTGGTCGAGCCGGGCAATGTGGATGAATTGACCCGGGTACTGGGCGCACTGCTGGACTCACCCGCCCGCCTACACGAGCTGGGTACGGCGGGCCGGACCCGCGCGCTCACCGTCTTCAGTTGGGAAGCCGTTGCCGCACAGACGGTTTCGGTGTACGAACGAGCTATGGCCCGGCACGGGTCCCGTCCGGTGATCACCCCCATCCGCCAGGAGGCGCACACATGCTGA
- a CDS encoding class I SAM-dependent methyltransferase, with protein sequence MLTVDFDRLGIGPGTRVIDVGCGAGRHSFEAYRRGADIVAFDQNGSDLADVDVMFKAMADAGEAPEYAKAETVRGDALDLPYGDGEFDVVIASEILEHIPQDEAAIGELVRVVKPGGALAITVPRWLPERICWALSDEYHANEGGHVRIYRADELRDKVTARGLRFIHRAHAHALHSPYWWLKCAVGVGNDKHPAVTAYHRMLVWDMMSAPQLTRTTERWLDPLIGKSVALYFAKPAVRSARR encoded by the coding sequence ATGCTGACCGTCGACTTCGACCGCCTGGGCATCGGCCCGGGCACCCGCGTCATCGATGTGGGGTGCGGGGCCGGACGGCATTCCTTCGAGGCGTACCGGCGCGGGGCCGATATCGTCGCCTTCGACCAGAACGGCAGCGATCTGGCCGATGTGGATGTCATGTTCAAGGCCATGGCCGATGCGGGCGAGGCACCCGAATACGCCAAGGCCGAGACGGTGCGCGGTGACGCCCTCGACTTGCCTTATGGGGACGGCGAATTCGATGTGGTGATCGCCTCGGAGATCCTCGAACACATTCCACAGGACGAGGCTGCCATCGGGGAGCTGGTACGGGTGGTCAAACCCGGTGGAGCGCTGGCGATTACGGTGCCGCGCTGGCTGCCCGAGCGGATCTGCTGGGCACTGTCGGACGAGTACCACGCCAATGAGGGCGGGCATGTGCGGATCTATCGGGCCGACGAACTGCGCGACAAGGTCACCGCACGGGGTTTGAGATTTATCCACAGGGCGCACGCACACGCGCTGCACTCACCGTACTGGTGGTTGAAGTGCGCGGTCGGGGTCGGCAATGACAAGCATCCGGCGGTAACCGCGTACCACCGAATGCTGGTGTGGGACATGATGTCCGCACCGCAGTTGACCCGCACCACCGAGCGCTGGCTGGACCCGCTCATCGGCAAGAGCGTGGCGCTGTACTTCGCCAAACCGGCGGTCCGCAGTGCCCGCCGCTGA
- a CDS encoding prenyltransferase: MPAAELPAVPGVLSARDCLRTAETIAAAQESDGALPWFTGGHTDPWDHIENAMALTVGGLWDQARDAYRWSAKTQRDDGSWAMQFRDGVVENADSDTNFCAYIATGVLHYLTSTGDSAFAQEMWPTVRAAIDFVLSLQQGRFGEIHWSLGPGGSSGEALLTGCSSIFHSLRCALELAEQLGDPQPSWEVAALRLGHALRDHPEAFLDKSRYSMDWYYPILGGAIRGRRGYDQITARWPDFVIPTLGIRCVSDQPWVTGAETCELVLALDALGDQRRARQLFINMQHLRDPDGSYWTGLVFTDGKRWPEERTTWTAAAMLLAADALSRATPGNGIFRDLLPSLRITGGHCECAAGMYPGPS; encoded by the coding sequence GTGCCCGCCGCTGAGCTACCCGCCGTGCCGGGTGTGCTGTCCGCACGGGACTGCCTGCGCACGGCCGAAACCATCGCGGCGGCACAGGAATCCGATGGGGCGCTACCCTGGTTCACCGGCGGGCATACCGACCCGTGGGATCACATCGAGAACGCCATGGCCTTGACCGTCGGCGGGCTGTGGGATCAGGCGCGCGATGCTTATCGGTGGTCCGCGAAGACCCAGCGGGATGACGGGTCCTGGGCCATGCAGTTCCGGGACGGTGTAGTCGAGAACGCGGACAGTGACACCAACTTCTGCGCGTACATCGCGACGGGCGTCCTGCACTACCTCACCAGCACGGGGGATTCCGCTTTCGCACAGGAGATGTGGCCGACCGTCCGCGCCGCCATCGACTTCGTGCTCTCCCTGCAACAGGGCCGATTCGGGGAGATCCACTGGTCCCTCGGCCCCGGCGGATCCTCCGGCGAAGCGCTGCTCACCGGCTGCTCCAGCATTTTCCACAGCCTGCGCTGCGCACTGGAGCTGGCGGAGCAGTTGGGTGACCCGCAACCGTCCTGGGAGGTCGCCGCACTCCGGCTCGGCCACGCGCTGCGCGATCATCCGGAGGCGTTCCTCGACAAGAGCCGCTACTCGATGGACTGGTACTACCCGATCCTCGGCGGCGCGATCCGGGGGCGGCGCGGGTACGACCAGATCACCGCGCGCTGGCCGGATTTCGTGATCCCCACCCTCGGCATCCGCTGCGTCTCCGACCAGCCCTGGGTCACCGGCGCGGAGACCTGCGAACTGGTGCTCGCCCTCGATGCGCTGGGCGACCAACGCCGCGCTCGCCAGCTATTCATCAACATGCAGCATCTACGCGATCCGGACGGGTCCTACTGGACTGGGCTCGTCTTCACCGATGGCAAACGGTGGCCTGAAGAGCGCACCACCTGGACGGCTGCTGCCATGCTCCTTGCCGCCGATGCGCTCAGCCGGGCTACGCCTGGTAACGGGATCTTTCGAGATCTGCTTCCCAGTCTCCGGATTACCGGTGGTCATTGTGAGTGTGCCGCAGGTATGTACCCGGGGCCTTCGTAG
- a CDS encoding HNH endonuclease signature motif containing protein: MSETAVEGLTGYQLVERLAAVHSVIAAKQAEEAALMTRLYRLRREQQLEVGVRAVYAGEDAATEIGVVLKVSQRHADGVIALGLSLEARLPNTRDAFAAGRIDLMRARAIHEVLNNASDELVALVEPRIAVYAENAEPSRVKRTLRRWLLELDPAGQTTRRKAAEADRYVNVKAADDGTAILDGVLPAHGAQTLYERLREMANTQCCTKDPRTTNQRRADALVALADGSGRLACQCGMDTCPRAGDEKPAPARKALVQVGVSAETLAGLQDNPALLAAFGAIDPELARKIAQYANFDIIPAAAPVAVDDAASGSAADAAPGTAASAAPAEPEVAAEQRYRPGVRLAGRVRALDGACRAPGCGVPAMATDLDHQDRFDHRDPENGGRTTESNLGCRCRRHHRLKTLADNGANGWQVVHHSDRRVEWRSPTGGTITTSPEGAKFLFPRIPIPVVTAGGVPEPEPIEPLINPGRAVNELTELVHVYCTPSQRRRKPQRVNAPAVPGYGDIAPF; encoded by the coding sequence ATGAGCGAAACTGCTGTTGAGGGGCTTACCGGCTATCAGCTGGTGGAGCGGCTCGCGGCGGTGCACTCGGTGATTGCTGCCAAACAGGCCGAGGAAGCTGCGTTGATGACTCGGCTTTATCGGTTGCGGCGGGAGCAGCAGCTCGAGGTTGGCGTGCGCGCCGTGTATGCGGGGGAAGATGCCGCTACGGAAATCGGTGTGGTGCTCAAGGTTTCGCAGCGGCATGCGGATGGGGTGATCGCGCTCGGGTTGTCGCTGGAGGCGCGGTTGCCGAATACCCGGGATGCGTTCGCCGCGGGTCGCATCGACCTCATGCGGGCTCGTGCCATTCATGAAGTGCTCAACAATGCTTCGGATGAGCTTGTGGCGCTGGTGGAACCGCGTATCGCGGTCTACGCGGAGAATGCCGAACCTTCCCGGGTGAAGCGCACTTTGCGTCGCTGGCTGCTCGAGCTCGACCCCGCTGGACAGACCACGCGCCGCAAGGCCGCCGAGGCGGATCGCTACGTGAACGTGAAGGCCGCCGATGACGGCACCGCGATTCTCGACGGCGTGCTGCCCGCCCACGGCGCGCAGACCCTTTACGAGCGTCTGCGTGAAATGGCGAATACCCAGTGCTGTACCAAGGATCCACGCACCACCAACCAGCGCCGCGCCGACGCCCTTGTCGCGCTCGCCGACGGCAGTGGTCGTCTGGCCTGCCAGTGCGGTATGGACACCTGCCCGCGCGCGGGTGACGAGAAGCCCGCGCCCGCGCGGAAAGCCCTTGTACAGGTGGGTGTCTCGGCGGAGACGCTCGCCGGGCTCCAGGACAACCCGGCGCTGCTGGCTGCCTTCGGTGCCATCGATCCCGAGCTGGCTCGCAAGATCGCCCAGTACGCCAACTTCGACATCATTCCCGCGGCCGCACCCGTGGCTGTCGACGATGCCGCTTCCGGTAGTGCCGCAGATGCCGCTCCCGGAACTGCTGCCAGCGCCGCTCCAGCCGAGCCGGAGGTTGCGGCGGAGCAGCGGTATCGCCCCGGCGTTCGGCTGGCTGGTCGGGTGCGGGCGCTCGATGGTGCGTGTCGTGCGCCGGGCTGTGGAGTGCCCGCGATGGCCACCGATCTCGACCACCAGGACCGGTTTGATCACCGGGATCCGGAAAACGGGGGTCGCACAACGGAATCCAATCTCGGATGTCGTTGTCGCCGACACCATCGGCTCAAGACTCTCGCCGACAACGGAGCGAATGGTTGGCAGGTCGTGCACCACTCGGATCGCCGCGTGGAATGGCGCTCGCCCACCGGGGGAACCATCACCACCTCACCCGAGGGCGCGAAGTTCCTTTTCCCTCGCATCCCGATACCCGTCGTCACCGCAGGCGGGGTTCCGGAACCGGAACCTATCGAGCCACTGATAAATCCCGGTCGTGCGGTCAATGAACTCACTGAGCTGGTTCATGTCTACTGCACGCCATCGCAGCGGAGGCGGAAGCCCCAGCGGGTGAATGCCCCAGCCGTTCCCGGCTATGGGGATATCGCACCGTTCTAG